In the genome of Segatella copri, one region contains:
- a CDS encoding TonB-dependent receptor, which translates to MNKSTVMKGKEIIFALSILALPAPTLAGTPKMMVEAQTSTTIRQQMDWLHRTRKINFVYDSSLDGELNIKYHGPDIQHLSVKKALKALFEKTHILYTINANYVILKRKPVQQISSSYTNIDHKVQQVQRRHTLSGYVRDESGESLINATIYDLTDGIGTTTNEYGFFSLTLPEGEHQLRFSYVGYADKVEKLNLSKDMHHNMALRVDGKLPEVVVDGDLNSPLLTTQTGKRSFSNKDIKTEFALMSSPDVVKTLQRVSGVAEGQELASGLYVHGGNGDENLFLIDGTPLYNTNHALGLFSSFNADVVKNVDFYKSGFPARYGGRLSSVVDVRTAEGNMNQFHGAYRIGLLDGSVQFEGPIQKGKTSYNIGMRRSWLDLLSRPLTKAFSDPDEKLSIGYYFMDLNAKVTHRFNDRSKIDLSLYHGKDSWDVKDDMDDSKGDWYHEGSSYNKELTKTQLNWGNFNVALNWNYLFSPKLFANFTAVYSHNRSKLYSLDDDREIYPQTKNERVWSHLEHGYTSTIYDAGYRAAFDYRPNPRHHIRFGHDYTMHLFRPQTVMQLDYMGGGSGAEMDTIRVNSTNRHVSHEWSAYAEDEIYLNDKWSLDAGFHLGLFHISNKNFFNIDPRFALKYQWSHAVSLKASFTQMTQYVHKISNSYLDLPTDYWVPTTKDLKPMRSYQIAAGIYAQPNRHWILSLEGYYKLSKHLLQYSSWLGIEPPAENWDSQVMDGKGLFYGLEADATYRTTHLTLSGSYTLSWNKRKYDEFYQDWYYDKYDNRHKLNLSLRYDFNRKVSCYAVWSYHSGNHATVPTQIAALPGLPDGGNQYPGGWWDSASFVYAIPNNLTLPAYHRLDLGFDFHHVTKHGHERIWNLSIYNAYCHLNSMYVKVDYDEKTKRFRAKNKGFVPIIPSFSYTIKF; encoded by the coding sequence ATGAATAAAAGTACAGTTATGAAAGGTAAAGAGATTATTTTTGCGCTCTCAATTCTAGCCTTGCCAGCTCCAACGTTGGCAGGCACGCCGAAGATGATGGTGGAAGCTCAGACTTCTACCACCATCCGTCAGCAGATGGATTGGCTGCACCGCACCAGGAAAATCAACTTCGTTTATGATTCATCGCTTGATGGGGAATTGAACATCAAGTATCATGGACCCGACATCCAGCATCTTTCGGTGAAGAAGGCACTGAAGGCACTTTTCGAGAAAACTCATATTCTATATACTATCAATGCGAACTATGTGATATTGAAGCGAAAACCCGTACAACAGATATCATCGTCTTACACGAATATAGATCACAAAGTTCAGCAGGTTCAGCGTCGCCACACTCTCAGCGGATACGTCCGTGATGAGAGTGGCGAATCGCTGATTAATGCCACCATCTATGATCTGACGGATGGCATTGGTACAACGACCAATGAATATGGTTTCTTTTCGCTTACCCTGCCCGAAGGCGAGCACCAGCTCCGCTTTTCGTATGTGGGCTATGCCGACAAGGTAGAGAAACTGAATCTCTCGAAAGATATGCATCATAATATGGCACTCCGTGTTGATGGTAAATTGCCTGAGGTTGTGGTAGATGGCGACTTGAACTCTCCTCTTCTGACCACACAAACCGGCAAGCGCTCCTTTTCGAACAAGGATATCAAGACAGAGTTTGCTCTGATGTCTTCACCGGATGTGGTGAAGACCCTGCAGCGTGTGAGCGGAGTGGCAGAAGGACAGGAGTTGGCAAGCGGACTCTATGTGCATGGCGGCAATGGTGATGAGAATCTTTTTCTGATTGATGGTACTCCGCTTTATAATACGAATCATGCGCTGGGTCTTTTCTCCAGTTTCAATGCTGATGTGGTGAAGAACGTGGATTTCTACAAGAGTGGCTTTCCTGCACGATATGGTGGAAGATTGTCGTCGGTGGTGGATGTGCGTACCGCCGAAGGAAACATGAATCAGTTTCATGGCGCCTATCGCATCGGACTGCTCGATGGCAGTGTGCAGTTTGAGGGCCCTATCCAGAAAGGCAAGACCTCTTATAATATAGGTATGCGCCGTTCCTGGTTGGATTTGCTGTCCCGTCCCCTGACCAAGGCTTTCTCTGATCCGGATGAGAAACTTTCGATAGGTTATTACTTCATGGACCTGAATGCCAAGGTAACCCATCGGTTCAACGACCGTTCGAAGATAGACTTGAGTCTCTATCACGGAAAAGACAGTTGGGACGTGAAGGATGATATGGATGATAGCAAGGGGGATTGGTACCATGAAGGTAGTTCATATAATAAGGAATTAACGAAGACGCAGCTCAATTGGGGAAACTTCAATGTAGCTTTGAACTGGAATTATCTGTTCTCGCCGAAGCTCTTTGCTAACTTCACGGCTGTATATTCCCATAACCGTTCTAAACTCTATTCCCTGGATGATGACAGGGAAATCTATCCACAAACCAAGAATGAAAGGGTGTGGAGTCATTTGGAGCATGGCTATACTTCTACTATCTATGATGCCGGATATCGCGCGGCATTCGATTACCGTCCGAATCCACGTCATCATATCCGTTTCGGTCATGACTACACCATGCATCTCTTCCGTCCACAGACGGTGATGCAGCTTGACTATATGGGAGGTGGAAGTGGTGCTGAGATGGATACCATCCGTGTGAATAGTACCAATAGACATGTGTCTCATGAATGGTCGGCGTATGCGGAGGATGAAATCTATCTCAATGATAAGTGGAGCCTGGATGCTGGCTTCCATCTGGGATTGTTTCATATCAGCAACAAGAACTTCTTCAATATAGACCCTCGCTTCGCACTGAAATACCAGTGGAGTCATGCGGTATCGCTGAAGGCTTCTTTCACGCAGATGACTCAGTATGTGCATAAGATATCCAACAGTTATCTGGATTTGCCTACTGATTATTGGGTGCCAACCACCAAGGATTTGAAACCGATGCGTTCTTATCAGATAGCGGCTGGCATCTATGCGCAGCCTAACCGTCACTGGATTTTATCGCTCGAAGGCTATTACAAGCTCTCAAAGCATCTTCTGCAATACAGCAGTTGGCTGGGAATCGAACCTCCGGCAGAGAATTGGGATAGTCAGGTGATGGATGGCAAGGGATTGTTCTATGGTTTGGAGGCTGATGCCACTTATCGTACCACTCACCTGACCTTGAGCGGTTCCTATACGCTTTCCTGGAACAAGCGGAAGTATGATGAGTTCTATCAGGACTGGTATTACGACAAGTATGACAATCGCCATAAGTTGAATCTTTCCTTGAGATATGATTTCAACAGGAAGGTGAGCTGCTATGCGGTGTGGAGTTATCATTCCGGCAATCATGCCACCGTGCCAACTCAGATTGCAGCACTGCCTGGCTTGCCGGATGGTGGCAATCAATATCCTGGCGGTTGGTGGGATTCGGCATCTTTTGTCTATGCCATCCCCAACAACCTGACCTTGCCGGCTTATCATCGTCTGGACTTGGGCTTTGATTTCCATCATGTTACCAAGCATGGACATGAGCGCATCTGGAACTTGAGCATCTACAATGCATATTGTCACCTGAACTCGATGTATGTCAAGGTGGATTACGATGAGAAAACAAAGCGGTTTAGGGCAAAGAACAAGGGATTTGTCCCAATCATTCCTTCGTTCAGCTATACCATCAAGTTCTAA
- a CDS encoding DUF4249 domain-containing protein: protein MKTMIYRAFSFMLLCLALVSCKDDFDIQKLQDHSRLVVYCFPTEGDTTLVSVAKSLPVASVKGNVDILSREKVDAHIIYKVNGVEQTVKRIANEEEAQLFTRSTKSDVLSQLVGQYYVVGKQKAGDKISIQVSAPDFSSVSASTYIPEKVGVELGDVKLEMKSSDGYNPITIDRVEAVFHDNPSSEDYYSVKLRLLNQEMDRDLGLLTDNEPLLNKKSKLDDDFGMDDYEYFGNAYIFNDRTINGKTYTLHLDTYSNSYRQSFYSFSYVVDLYKVTPEYYRFLKSINDAQSNSWADVGLMQVTPTYSNVKGGFGVVAGYNISSVSKYFYK, encoded by the coding sequence ATGAAAACAATGATATATAGGGCATTTAGCTTCATGCTTTTATGTTTGGCGTTGGTTTCCTGCAAAGATGATTTTGATATTCAAAAGCTGCAGGATCATTCCCGACTGGTGGTTTATTGCTTTCCTACCGAAGGTGATACTACGCTCGTCAGTGTAGCTAAGAGCCTGCCTGTAGCATCCGTGAAGGGGAATGTTGACATCTTATCCCGCGAAAAGGTAGATGCACATATTATATATAAGGTGAATGGGGTGGAGCAAACGGTGAAACGCATCGCAAACGAGGAAGAGGCTCAACTCTTTACCCGAAGCACAAAATCCGATGTGCTTTCGCAACTGGTAGGTCAGTATTATGTGGTAGGCAAGCAGAAAGCTGGCGACAAAATCAGTATTCAGGTTTCTGCACCGGATTTCTCATCTGTTTCAGCATCTACTTATATCCCGGAGAAGGTAGGAGTGGAGTTGGGCGATGTTAAATTGGAAATGAAATCATCGGATGGTTATAACCCGATAACGATTGATAGGGTAGAAGCCGTTTTCCATGATAATCCTTCTTCGGAAGATTATTATTCGGTGAAGCTCAGATTACTGAATCAAGAAATGGACCGTGATCTGGGGCTGCTGACAGACAATGAACCCTTGTTGAACAAGAAGTCGAAGCTGGATGATGATTTCGGTATGGATGATTATGAGTATTTTGGTAATGCCTACATCTTCAATGACCGTACGATAAATGGCAAGACCTATACACTTCATCTGGATACATACTCTAATTCATATCGTCAGTCATTTTATAGTTTTTCTTATGTAGTAGATTTATACAAGGTAACTCCTGAATATTATCGGTTTCTCAAGAGTATCAACGATGCGCAGAGCAACAGTTGGGCAGATGTGGGCTTGATGCAGGTTACGCCTACCTATTCGAATGTAAAAGGAGGCTTCGGAGTGGTGGCTGGCTACAATATAAGTTCTGTTTCGAAATACTTCTATAAATAA
- a CDS encoding FecR family protein has translation MMKINKNEQEFVLKFFQPNKLDTRKALQKVKARVGIADEEVSHAATVSLRMRRIRWIAVAASILVLFTIGAYTLLQPKTVTLSAESEVVAYHLPDGTKVSLMPHSSLSYQEDDCRKVEMKGCIYYQVKHDEQHPFDVVGEHGHVRVLGTQFMVDERTDAPEVMVTGGKVLFTARHSAEGVFLTKGKRARLLKGAVQPELLADYDINDVAWATHRLHFDNTPLSEVLEELSKLSGMRYTASDENKRLTGDFDVDSIPQVIQVIEETLGVQIR, from the coding sequence ATGATGAAGATCAACAAGAACGAACAGGAATTTGTGCTGAAGTTTTTTCAGCCGAACAAGCTGGATACCCGGAAGGCTTTGCAGAAGGTGAAGGCTCGGGTAGGCATTGCTGATGAAGAGGTTTCGCATGCTGCAACTGTATCTTTACGCATGCGTCGCATCCGCTGGATAGCTGTGGCTGCATCTATTCTGGTGCTCTTCACCATAGGCGCCTATACGCTTTTGCAGCCAAAGACGGTGACACTTTCTGCCGAATCAGAAGTAGTGGCGTATCATCTGCCTGATGGAACGAAGGTATCGTTGATGCCTCATTCTTCTCTTTCCTATCAGGAAGATGATTGCAGAAAGGTGGAGATGAAGGGCTGCATCTATTATCAGGTGAAGCATGATGAACAGCATCCTTTCGATGTAGTGGGAGAGCATGGACATGTAAGGGTGCTCGGTACCCAGTTTATGGTGGATGAAAGAACGGATGCCCCCGAAGTGATGGTAACCGGCGGAAAGGTGCTTTTCACGGCTCGCCATTCTGCTGAAGGCGTCTTCCTGACCAAGGGCAAGCGAGCCCGTTTGCTGAAAGGGGCTGTCCAGCCTGAGTTGTTGGCTGATTACGATATCAACGATGTGGCATGGGCTACGCATCGCCTGCATTTCGACAATACTCCATTATCCGAAGTATTGGAGGAACTTTCTAAATTGTCAGGCATGAGATATACGGCTTCTGATGAGAACAAGCGTCTGACGGGTGATTTTGATGTGGATTCCATCCCGCAGGTCATCCAAGTGATAGAAGAAACACTGGGTGTCCAGATACGATAA
- a CDS encoding gluconate 5-dehydrogenase, whose protein sequence is MDFNKLFSLEGKVALVTGAAYGIGFAIAEAYAKAGAKIAFNCRSQHHMDQALADYKAKGIDAKGYICDVTDEEQVKNMVADIEKELGVIDILVNNAGIIKRIPMTEMSVDDFKQVIDIDLTAPFIVSKAVIPGMIKKGHGKIINICSMMSELGRETVSAYAAAKGGLKMLTRNICSEYGEYNIQCNGLGPGYIATPQTAPLRERQADGSRHPFDSFICAKTPAGRWLDPEELEGPAVFLASDASNAVNGHILYVDGGILAYIGKQPK, encoded by the coding sequence ATGGACTTTAACAAACTATTCTCATTGGAGGGTAAGGTTGCCCTCGTGACAGGTGCCGCATACGGTATCGGTTTCGCTATTGCTGAGGCTTATGCCAAGGCGGGTGCTAAAATTGCTTTCAACTGCCGCAGCCAGCATCACATGGATCAGGCACTTGCAGATTACAAGGCAAAGGGTATTGATGCCAAGGGTTATATCTGTGATGTAACAGATGAGGAGCAGGTGAAGAATATGGTTGCTGACATCGAGAAGGAACTCGGCGTTATCGACATTCTGGTAAACAATGCTGGTATCATCAAGCGCATTCCTATGACGGAAATGTCGGTTGATGACTTCAAGCAGGTAATCGACATTGACCTCACTGCACCATTCATCGTATCTAAGGCTGTTATCCCAGGTATGATCAAGAAGGGTCATGGTAAGATTATCAACATCTGCTCTATGATGAGCGAGTTGGGTCGTGAAACTGTTTCTGCATACGCAGCAGCCAAGGGCGGCTTGAAGATGTTGACACGTAACATCTGCTCAGAGTATGGTGAGTACAACATCCAGTGCAATGGTCTGGGTCCTGGTTATATCGCAACTCCACAGACAGCCCCTCTTCGTGAGCGTCAGGCTGATGGTAGCCGTCACCCATTCGACAGCTTCATCTGTGCAAAGACTCCAGCTGGTCGCTGGTTGGATCCAGAGGAGTTGGAAGGTCCTGCTGTGTTCCTGGCATCAGATGCTTCTAATGCAGTGAATGGCCACATTCTCTATGTAGATGGTGGTATCTTGGCTTACATCGGCAAGCAGCCTAAATAA
- a CDS encoding HU family DNA-binding protein has protein sequence MNKTELIDKIAASAGITKDQAKAALNATTNALKDALIAGDKIQLVGFGTFSVNERPAREGINPATKEKIQIAAKKVAKFKAGAELADALNK, from the coding sequence ATGAATAAGACAGAATTGATCGACAAGATTGCAGCTAGTGCAGGCATCACAAAGGATCAGGCTAAGGCTGCTCTCAATGCAACTACAAACGCATTGAAGGATGCTCTCATTGCAGGTGACAAAATCCAGTTGGTAGGCTTCGGCACTTTCAGTGTTAACGAGCGTCCTGCTCGCGAGGGCATCAACCCTGCTACTAAGGAGAAGATTCAGATTGCTGCCAAGAAGGTTGCCAAGTTTAAGGCTGGCGCTGAACTTGCAGACGCACTCAACAAATAA
- a CDS encoding rhomboid family intramembrane serine protease produces MRNIPIVTKNLLIVNVVAFLVCYLFGKDASGNFMLNDILGLHFFMASDFHVYQLITYMFMHGGFEHIIFNMFALWMFGCVVERVWGAKKFLFYYIACGVGAGLFQEAAQYVSYLYNDFSAYQFIVDANGARLPMGDYLNLWTTVGASGAIYAILLAFGMIYPNERIFIFPLPVPIKAKYFVIGYAAIELFSALATRGDGVAHIAHLGGMVFGFFMIRYWRKQMEGGYHNSSTQDAFDKVRNMFGGRNKYTKQRFDYTRNENYTTDFQPTDQDEQRKKANQVEIDQILDKIRKSGYDSLSKEEKQTLFDQSNK; encoded by the coding sequence ATGCGCAATATACCGATAGTTACAAAGAACTTGTTGATAGTGAATGTTGTTGCCTTCTTGGTATGCTATTTGTTTGGCAAAGATGCTTCTGGCAATTTTATGCTCAATGATATATTGGGACTTCACTTCTTTATGGCATCCGACTTCCACGTGTACCAGTTGATTACCTATATGTTTATGCATGGAGGTTTTGAACACATCATATTCAATATGTTTGCCCTCTGGATGTTTGGTTGTGTGGTAGAAAGAGTATGGGGAGCCAAGAAGTTCCTTTTTTATTACATAGCTTGTGGCGTGGGCGCAGGACTCTTTCAGGAAGCTGCGCAGTATGTCAGCTATCTGTATAATGACTTCTCTGCCTATCAGTTTATAGTGGATGCCAATGGCGCCCGCCTGCCAATGGGGGATTATCTTAATTTGTGGACCACGGTGGGTGCCTCGGGTGCCATCTATGCCATTCTGCTTGCCTTCGGCATGATTTATCCGAATGAGCGTATCTTCATCTTCCCATTGCCGGTACCTATCAAGGCGAAGTATTTCGTGATTGGCTATGCTGCCATCGAACTCTTCTCGGCATTGGCTACCCGTGGTGACGGCGTGGCTCATATTGCCCACCTGGGAGGTATGGTCTTCGGTTTCTTCATGATCCGCTACTGGCGCAAGCAGATGGAGGGTGGTTATCACAATTCATCTACCCAAGATGCCTTCGACAAGGTGAGAAACATGTTTGGTGGTCGTAATAAGTACACCAAGCAGCGTTTCGACTATACCCGAAATGAGAATTATACAACTGATTTCCAGCCTACCGACCAGGATGAGCAGCGCAAGAAGGCAAATCAGGTAGAGATAGACCAGATATTGGATAAAATCAGAAAGAGCGGCTACGACAGTCTCTCTAAAGAAGAGAAGCAGACGCTTTTCGATCAGAGTAATAAGTAA
- a CDS encoding endonuclease/exonuclease/phosphatase family protein, producing the protein MLDGLKDFTVKMIAGANVATIVFMLLVGYSDLLNPAKFPAFTNAGLLFPIFLVINLGFLVFWVVFRSKYALIPVLGFLVAFVPVRQYMPINMKGDAPEGSIKVLSYNTWNFGSQTEDDEGHNICLQYIQEQDADIVCLQEAMPNWKNQQQIDSILKPMYAYQDTTVHPKGGNCLMLLSKYPILSKELIPYESTGNMSVAYRLKIKGKVVLVINNHLETTGLSLEDRRQFKNLVVGKLQVDTAEETSKLLVVKLAEATRKRAPEAEAVAEYVKHHKSMSTILCGDFNDGPISYAHRTIAKNLTDCYIASGNGPGISYHHGGFFVRIDNIMCSDDWDPYECYVDNKIAVSDHYPIICKLKMRPKHQK; encoded by the coding sequence ATGCTTGACGGATTGAAAGATTTTACGGTGAAGATGATAGCGGGAGCCAATGTGGCTACCATTGTCTTCATGCTATTGGTGGGATATTCGGATTTGTTAAATCCGGCAAAGTTTCCTGCATTTACCAATGCAGGCTTGCTGTTTCCCATCTTTCTCGTCATCAATTTGGGTTTTCTGGTCTTTTGGGTTGTCTTCCGTTCCAAGTACGCCCTGATTCCTGTACTCGGATTCCTGGTGGCTTTTGTGCCTGTGCGCCAATACATGCCTATCAATATGAAGGGAGATGCGCCTGAGGGAAGTATCAAGGTGTTGTCGTATAATACCTGGAACTTCGGCAGCCAGACAGAGGATGATGAAGGGCATAACATCTGCCTGCAGTATATTCAGGAACAGGATGCCGATATCGTGTGCCTGCAGGAAGCCATGCCCAATTGGAAGAATCAGCAGCAGATAGACAGTATCTTGAAGCCGATGTATGCCTATCAGGATACAACCGTCCATCCCAAGGGTGGCAACTGCCTGATGCTGCTCAGCAAGTATCCGATTCTTTCCAAGGAGTTGATTCCATACGAATCGACGGGAAATATGAGTGTGGCTTATCGCCTGAAAATAAAGGGAAAGGTGGTGCTTGTCATCAACAATCATCTGGAAACAACCGGATTGAGTCTGGAAGACCGCAGGCAGTTTAAAAACCTGGTGGTTGGAAAGCTTCAGGTGGATACAGCCGAGGAAACCTCAAAGCTCCTGGTGGTGAAGTTGGCTGAGGCAACCCGCAAGCGTGCTCCCGAGGCAGAGGCTGTGGCGGAGTATGTAAAGCATCATAAGAGTATGAGTACCATTCTCTGTGGTGACTTCAATGATGGACCTATCTCGTACGCCCACCGCACGATAGCGAAGAATCTGACAGATTGCTACATTGCCAGCGGAAACGGCCCTGGCATCAGCTATCATCATGGAGGATTTTTTGTACGAATAGACAACATCATGTGCTCTGATGATTGGGAC